The proteins below are encoded in one region of Aeromonas veronii:
- the rfbC gene encoding dTDP-4-dehydrorhamnose 3,5-epimerase: MHLTSLNIPDVLLVHHQRYEDERGSFMELFRHEAFRQRCGDFIFVQDNLSRSRQGTLRGLHYQQEKPQGKLVQIITGTIFDVAVDLREGSLTRGQWVGQLLCDEESSALWIPLGFAHGFYVLSEWAHVLYKCTDYYDSRLERTLNWSDPTLAITWPLLENASLYLSDKDRNAPFWQ; the protein is encoded by the coding sequence AACGTTATGAGGATGAGCGGGGCAGCTTCATGGAGTTGTTTCGTCATGAAGCCTTTAGGCAACGATGTGGTGATTTTATCTTCGTTCAGGACAATTTGAGTCGCTCTCGGCAGGGAACCTTGCGTGGCCTGCACTATCAGCAGGAGAAGCCTCAAGGGAAGCTGGTGCAGATTATCACAGGCACCATCTTTGATGTGGCGGTGGATCTGCGAGAGGGCAGCTTGACTCGTGGGCAATGGGTTGGACAACTACTCTGTGATGAAGAAAGCTCTGCTTTGTGGATCCCCCTCGGCTTTGCTCATGGTTTCTATGTGCTAAGTGAGTGGGCCCATGTGCTCTATAAGTGTACTGATTATTATGACTCTCGGTTGGAGAGAACCTTGAACTGGTCAGATCCCACTCTGGCGATCACTTGGCCCCTGTTGGAAAATGCATCATTGTATTTATCGGACAAAGATCGTAATGCCCCTTTCTGGCAATAA